From one Luteolibacter sp. SL250 genomic stretch:
- the tkt gene encoding transketolase, translated as MNTTLLATAANEARGLAMDAVHACSSGHLGLPLGCADIGAVLFGETLRYNPDAPKWLNRDRFILSAGHGSMFIYGWLHLAGYAVPLDDVKNFRQLHSITPGHPEFHETPGVEATTGPLGQGVGNAVGYALSGKRAAARFNTAEHTIFDHNVFALLGDGCLQEGVAKEAIAFAGHNKLDNLVLIYDSNDVTLDAMADVTQSENAEQYFASQGFDAVTIDGHDFAAIAKALDHARNDKNGKPKVIIAKTIIGKGIAEVQGTAKGHGEGGAKFVDAAKLGLGLPEGSHFYVSEGTRAFFAERTASGKAAFKAWQATYDAWAKVNPDLAAELTAGVAQSVPADLSDKIPAFAADYKDATRSAGGTVLNAVAKAIPQVITGSADLFGSTKNYINGGGDFSATNPTGRNIWFGIREHAMGAICNGIAYDGLFRISGATFLAFADYMRGSIRLAALAGLPVTFIFTHDSVGVGEDGPTHQPVETVSGLRVIPNLDVIRPGDAEETAGAFIAALNRTDGPTALILSRQAIPLMNDVPVQERRDGTVRGGYIAVKEKGELTTILLATGSEVQHAVAAAAELGDGVRVVSLPCLERFERQSPEYKESILPKAVKKRVAIEAGVSGLWWKYVGDEGKVIAIDRFGISAPGNTVFKELGITKDAVIAAAK; from the coding sequence ATGAACACGACCCTGCTCGCAACCGCTGCCAATGAAGCCCGTGGCCTCGCCATGGATGCCGTCCACGCCTGTTCCTCCGGCCACCTCGGCCTGCCCCTCGGGTGCGCGGACATCGGCGCGGTGCTGTTCGGTGAAACCCTCCGCTACAATCCGGACGCGCCGAAGTGGCTGAACCGGGACCGTTTCATCCTCTCCGCCGGTCACGGCTCCATGTTCATCTACGGCTGGCTGCATCTGGCCGGTTACGCGGTGCCGCTGGATGACGTGAAGAACTTCCGCCAGCTCCACTCCATCACCCCCGGCCATCCGGAGTTCCATGAAACTCCTGGCGTTGAGGCCACCACTGGCCCGCTCGGCCAGGGTGTTGGCAATGCCGTGGGCTACGCCCTCTCCGGCAAGCGCGCCGCAGCACGCTTCAACACCGCGGAGCACACCATCTTCGACCACAACGTGTTCGCCCTCCTCGGCGACGGCTGCCTCCAGGAAGGCGTGGCCAAGGAAGCGATCGCTTTCGCCGGCCACAACAAGCTGGATAACCTGGTGCTCATCTATGACTCCAACGATGTGACGCTGGACGCCATGGCAGATGTGACGCAGAGCGAGAACGCGGAGCAATATTTCGCCTCCCAGGGCTTTGACGCCGTGACCATCGACGGTCATGACTTCGCCGCGATCGCGAAGGCGCTCGACCACGCCCGCAACGACAAGAACGGCAAGCCGAAGGTCATCATCGCGAAGACCATCATCGGCAAGGGCATCGCCGAGGTGCAGGGCACCGCAAAGGGCCACGGTGAAGGTGGCGCGAAGTTCGTGGATGCCGCCAAGCTGGGCCTCGGCCTGCCGGAAGGCTCCCACTTCTATGTTTCCGAAGGAACCCGCGCTTTCTTCGCGGAGCGCACCGCTTCCGGGAAGGCCGCGTTCAAGGCATGGCAGGCGACCTACGACGCGTGGGCGAAAGTGAATCCGGATCTCGCCGCCGAACTTACCGCCGGTGTCGCACAGTCCGTCCCCGCCGACCTCAGCGACAAGATCCCGGCCTTCGCCGCGGACTACAAGGACGCAACCCGTTCCGCGGGTGGCACCGTCCTCAACGCGGTGGCGAAGGCGATCCCGCAGGTGATCACCGGCAGCGCCGATCTCTTCGGCTCCACGAAGAACTACATCAACGGCGGCGGTGACTTCTCCGCCACCAACCCGACCGGCCGCAACATCTGGTTCGGCATCCGTGAGCACGCCATGGGCGCGATCTGCAACGGTATCGCCTATGACGGCCTGTTCCGCATCAGCGGGGCGACCTTCCTCGCTTTCGCGGACTACATGCGCGGCTCCATCCGTCTTGCAGCGCTCGCCGGTCTGCCGGTGACCTTCATCTTCACCCACGACTCCGTTGGTGTCGGTGAGGACGGCCCGACCCACCAACCGGTGGAAACCGTCAGCGGCCTGCGCGTGATCCCGAACCTGGACGTGATCCGCCCGGGTGATGCGGAGGAAACCGCCGGTGCCTTCATCGCCGCGCTCAACCGCACGGACGGCCCGACCGCCCTCATCCTCAGCCGCCAGGCCATCCCGCTCATGAATGACGTGCCGGTGCAGGAGCGCCGGGACGGTACCGTGCGCGGTGGCTACATCGCCGTGAAAGAGAAGGGTGAACTCACCACCATCCTCCTCGCCACCGGCTCCGAAGTGCAGCACGCCGTTGCCGCCGCCGCCGAGCTGGGCGATGGTGTCCGCGTCGTTTCCCTGCCTTGCCTTGAGCGCTTCGAGCGCCAGAGCCCGGAGTACAAGGAAAGCATCCTGCCGAAGGCCGTGAAGAAGCGCGTGGCCATCGAAGCCGGTGTCTCCGGCCTGTGGTGGAAATACGTCGGGGACGAAGGCAAGGTCATCGCCATCGACCGTTTCGGCATCAGCGCTCCTGGCAACACCGTGTTCAAGGAACTCGGCATCACCAAGGACGCCGTTATAGCCGCCGCGAAGTGA
- a CDS encoding AP2/ERF family transcription factor — MDNFAITRMERAESSTFGWQVRLQRRGTRYAKYFADRRFGGMEASLAAARAWRDDLLRTFAEDDRARVCSKSSRNSSGVVGVSKVTISGGNGVVYYFWQATWSPSPGQRRSIRFSVKKHGEEEAFRLAVQARQNGTFG, encoded by the coding sequence ATGGATAATTTTGCGATCACCCGGATGGAGCGGGCGGAAAGCAGTACCTTCGGTTGGCAGGTGCGCCTCCAGCGGCGGGGGACGCGGTATGCGAAGTACTTCGCGGATCGCCGCTTCGGCGGGATGGAGGCTTCGCTGGCAGCGGCACGGGCTTGGCGGGATGACCTGCTCAGGACCTTCGCCGAGGACGACAGGGCGCGCGTTTGTTCGAAGTCCTCCCGCAATTCTTCCGGTGTCGTAGGCGTTTCCAAGGTGACGATTTCAGGGGGCAATGGAGTGGTCTATTATTTCTGGCAGGCCACCTGGTCCCCATCCCCCGGCCAACGCCGCAGCATCCGCTTTTCCGTGAAGAAACACGGGGAGGAAGAGGCGTTCCGGCTGGCCGTGCAAGCCCGCCAGAACGGCACCTTCGGCTGA
- the thrC gene encoding threonine synthase, with protein sequence MLYHSTNNPAHRVDLKEAVLRSLPPDNGLYMPDKLPVLGGDFWKIWRYLSFQEIGYAVAEAFFGEDVPHDALKDIVEGTLTFDAPLVTLAPGDHILELFHGPTLAFKDFGARFMARLMGWLTRDEDRELTVLVATSGDTGGAVASAFHNVPGTRVIILYPEGKVSGLQEKQLTALGGNITALEIAGSFDDCQALVKSAFLNQELSAKLNLTSANSINLSRLVPQSFYYIHSARQLPEGVKPVFVVPSGNFGNLTAGLLAAQLGLPVEHFIAATNRNDVVPAYLSSGDYQPRPSVATISNAMDVGAPSNFVRMQALFGGSWDSMKAKIHGVMFSDDQTRAAIREVKSIHGYDIDPHGAVAWLAARQWRAGHPGTATISLETAHPSKFPDVMEAELGKGVIEIPERLAVLADKPKVATKLGTDTAAFHDYLRSI encoded by the coding sequence GTGCTTTACCACTCCACCAACAATCCCGCCCACCGTGTTGACCTGAAGGAAGCGGTCCTCCGCTCCCTGCCGCCGGACAACGGCCTCTACATGCCGGACAAGCTACCGGTGCTGGGCGGGGATTTCTGGAAAATCTGGCGCTACCTTTCCTTCCAGGAGATCGGCTACGCGGTGGCGGAGGCCTTCTTCGGTGAGGATGTGCCGCACGACGCGCTGAAGGACATCGTGGAAGGCACGCTGACCTTCGACGCTCCGCTGGTTACCCTGGCTCCCGGCGATCACATCCTGGAGCTGTTCCATGGACCGACTCTCGCGTTCAAGGACTTCGGCGCGCGTTTCATGGCCCGCCTGATGGGTTGGCTGACCCGCGACGAGGACCGGGAACTGACCGTGCTGGTCGCCACCTCCGGTGACACCGGCGGTGCGGTCGCCTCCGCCTTCCACAACGTCCCCGGAACCCGGGTGATCATCCTCTACCCTGAAGGAAAGGTGTCCGGCCTGCAGGAAAAGCAACTCACCGCCCTGGGTGGCAACATCACCGCGCTGGAGATCGCCGGCTCGTTCGATGACTGCCAGGCTCTGGTGAAGTCCGCCTTCCTGAACCAGGAGCTGTCGGCGAAGCTGAACCTCACCTCCGCGAACTCCATCAACCTTTCCCGGCTGGTCCCACAGAGCTTCTACTACATCCACAGTGCCCGCCAGCTCCCGGAAGGTGTGAAGCCCGTGTTCGTGGTGCCGTCCGGCAACTTCGGCAACCTCACCGCCGGACTGCTGGCCGCACAGCTCGGCCTGCCGGTGGAGCATTTCATCGCCGCCACCAACCGCAATGACGTGGTGCCCGCCTACCTTTCCTCGGGCGACTACCAGCCGCGCCCCAGCGTTGCCACCATCTCGAACGCGATGGACGTCGGCGCGCCCTCGAACTTCGTCCGCATGCAGGCACTCTTCGGCGGCTCATGGGATTCCATGAAGGCGAAGATCCACGGCGTGATGTTCAGCGACGACCAGACCCGCGCGGCCATCCGCGAGGTGAAGTCCATCCACGGCTACGACATCGACCCGCACGGTGCGGTCGCATGGCTGGCCGCCCGCCAATGGCGTGCCGGTCACCCCGGCACCGCCACCATCAGCCTCGAAACCGCGCACCCGTCGAAGTTCCCGGACGTCATGGAAGCGGAGCTTGGCAAGGGCGTCATCGAGATCCCGGAACGCCTCGCCGTCCTTGCGGACAAGCCGAAGGTCGCGACGAAGCTCGGCACGGACACCGCCGCCTTCCACGACTACCTGCGGTCGATCTGA
- a CDS encoding homoserine kinase: MPDSKEIRVFAPATVANVACGYDVLGFAINAPGDEVVVRHSDKPGLHITKITGDNGKLPKNPAQNTAGVAALDLLKHLGMMDRGIEMEIHKKMPFGSGLGSSAASAVAGAYAVNKLIGSPLSRKQLLPFTMAGEAFADGAWHADNVGPCLMGGIVFIRSNAELDIAQLPAPKNLWAAVVHPDIEILTKVAREILPKEIPLENATQQIGNLGGLICGLIQEDYGMISRSIHDVIAEPRRQKLIPDFYKAKRAALSAGALGFSISGAGPSVFALCEGEESARKVADAVSKVFSAVPLTNQAYVSPINTTGVHVIEESTKS, translated from the coding sequence ATGCCCGATTCCAAAGAAATCCGCGTCTTCGCCCCGGCCACGGTGGCGAACGTCGCCTGTGGCTACGACGTCCTCGGCTTCGCGATCAACGCGCCGGGTGACGAAGTGGTCGTCCGTCATTCCGACAAGCCCGGGCTGCACATCACCAAGATTACCGGCGACAACGGGAAGCTGCCGAAAAACCCCGCCCAGAACACCGCCGGAGTGGCCGCGTTGGACCTGTTGAAGCACCTCGGCATGATGGACCGGGGCATCGAGATGGAGATCCACAAGAAAATGCCCTTCGGCTCCGGCCTCGGCTCCTCCGCCGCCTCCGCCGTGGCAGGTGCGTATGCCGTGAACAAGCTGATCGGCTCGCCGCTCAGCCGGAAGCAACTCCTCCCCTTCACCATGGCCGGTGAGGCCTTTGCCGACGGCGCGTGGCACGCGGACAACGTGGGTCCCTGCCTCATGGGCGGCATCGTCTTCATCCGCTCCAACGCGGAACTGGACATCGCCCAGCTCCCCGCGCCGAAGAACCTGTGGGCGGCCGTCGTCCACCCGGACATCGAGATCCTCACCAAGGTCGCCCGCGAGATCCTGCCTAAGGAAATCCCACTGGAAAACGCCACCCAGCAGATCGGCAACCTCGGCGGCCTCATCTGCGGCCTGATCCAGGAAGACTACGGCATGATCTCCCGCTCCATCCATGATGTGATCGCGGAGCCGCGCCGCCAGAAGCTGATCCCGGATTTCTACAAGGCGAAACGCGCGGCCCTCTCCGCCGGAGCCCTCGGTTTCTCCATCTCCGGCGCCGGTCCGTCCGTCTTCGCACTCTGCGAAGGGGAGGAATCCGCCCGCAAGGTGGCGGACGCCGTTTCCAAGGTGTTCTCCGCCGTCCCGCTCACCAACCAGGCCTACGTTTCGCCCATCAACACCACGGGCGTGCATGTGATTGAAGAAAGCACCAAATCCTAA
- a CDS encoding DUF417 family protein has translation MKQWMERMAGTDRLGITLTRWGLIVVLLWIGGLKVFKYEADGIVPFVANSPTMSFFYKYPAPEYKNHMNPEGALILANREWHERNRTYLFSYGLGAVIVIYGLMLALHPWLPQVAAVGGLLVAIMSVVTLSFLVTTPESWVPPLGDTEHGFPYLSGRGRLVVKDAIMLGAGLVVMADSARAYLRKTNGNR, from the coding sequence ATGAAGCAATGGATGGAAAGGATGGCGGGGACGGATCGGCTGGGCATCACACTGACACGGTGGGGCCTGATTGTGGTGCTGCTGTGGATCGGCGGCCTGAAGGTGTTCAAGTATGAGGCGGACGGGATCGTTCCGTTTGTCGCGAACAGTCCGACGATGAGCTTTTTCTACAAGTATCCCGCACCGGAGTACAAGAATCACATGAACCCGGAAGGAGCGCTCATCCTGGCGAACCGCGAATGGCATGAACGCAACCGGACCTACCTCTTTTCCTACGGACTTGGCGCGGTCATCGTCATCTACGGGCTGATGCTGGCGCTCCATCCCTGGCTGCCGCAAGTGGCGGCGGTGGGAGGGTTGCTGGTGGCCATCATGTCAGTGGTCACGCTGTCATTCCTAGTCACGACCCCGGAGAGCTGGGTGCCTCCGCTGGGAGACACCGAGCACGGATTTCCCTACCTCAGCGGGCGTGGCAGGCTGGTCGTGAAGGATGCCATCATGCTCGGTGCCGGGTTGGTGGTGATGGCGGATTCCGCGCGAGCGTATCTGCGGAAAACAAACGGCAACCGATAG
- a CDS encoding class I SAM-dependent methyltransferase, whose amino-acid sequence MKLLKAYRKTSDLPLHRLLKGTAGRMLMSVRPDLSTAIKSKPFSNHPPLSGRLIRNGHFMKAVGEEDHAMIRDFLRDYWASGASDEFYEGLSHRYETLFLAYHSSIVDKTRSAMDGMRNSLRRMVEIGSGDGKILDHFRRCLPDLPEFHGVDVNLQQVENNRLIYRESGRMSFHHSDGLRWMEQNGGPGTVLVTNGGVLEYFTRPELEGLFGRMSREWGGCVVSLTESIAADHDLTREPGTYPYGWELSLSHNYIALLEEAGFTITHVNDRLTTPEEADTVGRWLQVVAVST is encoded by the coding sequence ATGAAACTGCTGAAAGCCTACCGGAAGACCTCAGATCTTCCACTTCACCGCCTTTTGAAAGGAACCGCCGGACGGATGCTGATGTCCGTCAGGCCGGATCTCTCGACAGCGATCAAGAGCAAGCCGTTTTCAAACCACCCACCCCTCAGTGGCCGGCTCATCAGGAACGGCCACTTCATGAAGGCGGTGGGCGAGGAGGATCATGCGATGATCCGGGATTTCCTGCGCGACTACTGGGCGTCAGGAGCGTCGGATGAATTCTACGAGGGACTGTCCCATCGCTACGAAACCCTCTTTCTGGCCTATCATTCGTCGATCGTGGACAAGACCCGAAGCGCGATGGATGGCATGCGCAATTCACTCCGCCGGATGGTTGAGATCGGTTCCGGGGATGGGAAGATTCTCGATCATTTCCGCCGCTGCCTGCCGGATCTTCCGGAGTTCCACGGCGTCGATGTGAACCTCCAGCAGGTTGAGAACAACCGGCTGATCTACCGGGAGAGTGGCCGGATGTCCTTCCATCACTCGGACGGACTGCGTTGGATGGAGCAGAATGGTGGTCCGGGAACCGTGCTGGTGACCAACGGCGGGGTCTTGGAGTATTTCACCCGGCCGGAGCTGGAGGGGCTTTTCGGGCGCATGAGCCGTGAGTGGGGTGGTTGTGTGGTTTCCCTGACGGAAAGCATCGCGGCCGACCATGACCTTACACGTGAACCTGGCACTTATCCCTACGGTTGGGAACTCTCGCTGTCCCACAACTACATCGCGTTGCTGGAGGAGGCGGGTTTCACCATCACCCATGTGAATGACCGTCTCACCACGCCGGAGGAGGCGGATACGGTGGGACGCTGGCTGCAGGTGGTGGCGGTTTCGACTTGA
- a CDS encoding DUF5069 domain-containing protein, with the protein MSNAKDLSREAPTSPRVRIGGYAILSRMADKGRADIAGTLGDFHFDCPLDNMLFGFKGVKGADVRKELEKGATDTEIAKWLDANGTPKTEDEKNAWSDEIEAYHPYENPEKKDWFVGVCGEVGIDPQTSTLFDYLETDDRVSYKIG; encoded by the coding sequence ATGAGCAACGCCAAAGATCTGTCCAGGGAAGCCCCGACCAGCCCACGTGTCCGCATCGGCGGCTACGCCATCCTCTCCCGCATGGCGGACAAGGGTCGTGCGGATATCGCCGGAACGCTGGGAGATTTCCATTTCGACTGCCCGCTCGACAATATGCTTTTCGGCTTCAAAGGGGTAAAGGGAGCCGACGTCCGCAAGGAACTGGAGAAAGGTGCCACTGACACCGAGATCGCCAAATGGCTCGATGCCAACGGAACGCCGAAGACCGAGGACGAAAAGAATGCATGGTCCGACGAAATCGAAGCCTACCACCCCTACGAGAATCCGGAGAAGAAGGATTGGTTCGTCGGCGTCTGCGGTGAGGTCGGGATCGATCCACAGACCAGCACCCTGTTCGACTACCTCGAGACCGACGACCGGGTGAGCTACAAAATCGGGTAA
- a CDS encoding ATP-dependent DNA helicase RecQ: protein MLPALVKAKLVKGRRPPGESGVLRTLEKHFGFDAFREGQEPVIHALMDGRSALAVFPTGGGKSLCYQLPALLMDGVTLVISPLIALMKDQVDRLTSRGISAARLDSTLDAAEVIEINRKLDAGELKLLYVAPERLANERFRQRLERLPIAMAAIDEAHCISEWGHNFRPDYLKLAMILKELGVKRILALTATATPSVARDICDRFGIAPEDHVQLSFHRTNLDLRTTVCGVKERKALLLERVRETEGAAVVYVTRQETAEEIGTFLARNGVSAQAYHAGLPPETRAAAQLAFMDGSIRVIVATIAFGMGIDKADIRAVYHYNLPKSLENYSQEIGRAGRDGKPAVCEMLACGEDLVTLENFIHADTPTKRALANLLDRVLRLGNTFDVSVYDLSVSCDIRTQVVATVMTYLETDGHITATGTFYSTYRVKLLQPEARIFSGRPQEESDFLRKLWKLGEEKRTWRYFDPSAAAAQLEVTRERVVAALSELERAGDVALEISGVRQGYRMLKEGNPREIAERFAERFSRRETADLERLGMVSDLPGRSECLTGCLTGYFGEDLPAPCGHCDRCRGIDAEPIRRPQVRKPADDEWAVMKGLIDERHPALATPRQLARFLSGMTSPAATRAGLTRHDAFGMLADIPFREILDQVNAARG, encoded by the coding sequence GTGCTTCCGGCACTTGTCAAAGCGAAGCTTGTCAAGGGGCGGAGACCTCCGGGAGAGTCGGGCGTGCTGCGGACCCTGGAAAAACACTTCGGATTTGACGCGTTCCGGGAAGGGCAGGAGCCGGTGATCCACGCGCTGATGGACGGTAGGTCAGCTCTGGCGGTGTTTCCAACGGGCGGAGGAAAGTCCCTCTGCTACCAGCTTCCGGCGTTGCTGATGGACGGGGTGACACTGGTGATTTCCCCGCTCATCGCGCTGATGAAGGACCAGGTGGATCGCCTGACCTCACGGGGCATTTCGGCGGCGAGGCTGGACTCCACCCTGGATGCGGCGGAGGTAATCGAGATCAACCGGAAGCTGGATGCCGGAGAACTGAAGCTGCTCTATGTGGCCCCGGAACGCCTGGCGAACGAGCGGTTCCGCCAGCGGCTGGAACGGTTGCCTATCGCCATGGCGGCCATTGACGAGGCGCATTGCATTTCGGAATGGGGGCACAATTTCCGGCCGGACTATCTGAAACTGGCGATGATCCTGAAGGAACTCGGCGTGAAAAGGATCCTCGCACTGACGGCGACGGCGACGCCATCGGTCGCGCGGGATATTTGTGACCGGTTCGGGATTGCTCCGGAAGATCATGTCCAGCTCAGCTTCCACCGCACGAATCTGGATCTGAGGACCACGGTCTGCGGGGTGAAGGAGCGTAAGGCGCTGCTGCTGGAGCGTGTGCGCGAAACGGAGGGTGCGGCGGTGGTCTATGTCACGCGGCAGGAGACGGCGGAGGAGATCGGTACCTTTCTGGCGCGGAATGGCGTTTCCGCGCAGGCCTACCATGCGGGTCTGCCGCCGGAGACGCGGGCGGCGGCGCAGCTCGCCTTCATGGATGGGAGCATCCGGGTGATTGTCGCCACCATCGCGTTCGGCATGGGCATCGACAAGGCGGACATCCGTGCGGTGTATCACTACAACCTGCCGAAGAGCCTGGAGAACTACAGTCAGGAGATCGGCCGTGCGGGGCGCGATGGAAAGCCGGCGGTGTGCGAGATGCTGGCGTGCGGGGAGGATCTGGTGACGCTGGAGAATTTCATCCACGCGGACACCCCGACCAAGCGGGCGCTGGCGAACCTGCTGGACCGCGTCCTGCGGCTGGGGAACACCTTCGATGTCTCCGTCTATGATCTTTCCGTGTCGTGCGACATCCGGACGCAGGTGGTGGCGACGGTGATGACCTATCTGGAAACGGACGGCCACATCACGGCCACCGGCACGTTCTACTCCACCTATCGGGTGAAGCTCCTGCAACCGGAGGCGCGGATCTTCAGCGGACGCCCACAGGAGGAATCGGATTTCCTGCGGAAGCTGTGGAAGCTGGGGGAGGAGAAGCGGACCTGGAGATACTTCGATCCCTCCGCTGCGGCGGCCCAACTGGAGGTGACGCGGGAGCGGGTGGTGGCAGCACTTTCCGAACTGGAACGGGCAGGGGATGTGGCTCTGGAAATCTCCGGTGTGAGGCAAGGCTACCGCATGCTCAAGGAGGGGAATCCGCGCGAGATCGCGGAGCGTTTCGCGGAACGGTTCTCCCGGCGGGAGACCGCGGATCTGGAAAGGCTGGGGATGGTATCCGACCTTCCGGGACGCAGCGAATGCCTCACCGGCTGCCTGACGGGCTATTTCGGAGAAGATCTGCCCGCACCCTGCGGTCACTGCGACCGGTGCAGGGGGATAGATGCGGAACCCATCCGCCGGCCACAGGTAAGAAAGCCAGCGGATGACGAGTGGGCGGTCATGAAGGGTTTGATCGACGAACGGCATCCCGCGCTCGCCACGCCACGGCAGCTCGCGCGTTTTCTCTCGGGCATGACCAGCCCTGCGGCGACGCGTGCGGGGCTGACCCGGCACGATGCCTTCGGGATGCTCGCGGACATTCCCTTCCGGGAAATCCTGGACCAGGTGAATGCCGCGAGAGGCTGA
- a CDS encoding DUF808 domain-containing protein, translating to MAAGSLLTLLDDIASILDDVSILTKKAAAKTAGVLGDDLALNAQQVSGVVSKRELPVVWAVAKGSFVNKLILVPLALLISAFAPWAITPLLMIGGLYLCFEGVEKLHHALQHRGKKSEEEAGQNLSELAATTPDEKVETEADKIKGAIRTDFVLSAEIIAITLGVVENENLVRQALSLSSIAMIMTVGVYGLVAGIVKLDDAGLYLTQREGAAPKAVGRGILWTAPLLMKLLSILGTAAMFLVGGGIVVHGIHWLYLQIEHIAAATGGFLAPIVSSLLNGICGLIAGILVLLLVNGIRKLRGKSSH from the coding sequence ATGGCCGCAGGCAGCCTACTTACCCTCCTCGACGACATCGCGTCGATCCTTGACGACGTCTCCATCCTCACCAAAAAGGCCGCGGCGAAAACAGCGGGTGTGCTGGGTGACGATCTCGCACTGAATGCCCAGCAGGTCAGCGGCGTGGTTTCCAAACGGGAACTTCCCGTCGTTTGGGCGGTGGCGAAGGGTTCCTTCGTCAACAAGCTCATCCTCGTCCCGCTGGCGCTGCTCATCAGTGCCTTCGCACCTTGGGCCATCACCCCGCTGCTGATGATCGGTGGCCTCTACCTTTGCTTCGAAGGAGTCGAAAAACTCCACCACGCCCTCCAGCACCGCGGGAAGAAGTCCGAAGAGGAAGCCGGGCAGAATCTTTCCGAACTGGCTGCCACAACACCTGACGAAAAGGTGGAGACCGAGGCGGATAAGATCAAGGGGGCCATCCGCACCGACTTCGTACTCTCCGCGGAGATCATCGCCATCACGCTGGGGGTCGTGGAAAATGAAAATCTGGTCCGCCAGGCGCTGTCCCTTTCTTCCATCGCCATGATCATGACCGTGGGAGTCTATGGACTTGTCGCCGGCATCGTGAAACTCGATGACGCCGGACTCTACCTCACCCAGCGGGAAGGCGCGGCTCCGAAAGCAGTCGGCCGCGGCATCCTCTGGACCGCCCCGCTTCTGATGAAGCTTCTCTCCATCCTCGGCACCGCCGCCATGTTCCTGGTTGGCGGAGGCATCGTGGTCCACGGCATCCACTGGCTGTATCTGCAGATCGAGCACATCGCGGCTGCCACTGGTGGCTTTCTCGCACCGATCGTCTCCTCTCTTCTCAACGGCATCTGCGGCCTCATCGCCGGTATCCTCGTGCTGCTGCTGGTGAACGGCATCCGCAAGCTGCGCGGGAAGTCTTCGCATTGA
- a CDS encoding AraC family transcriptional regulator, translating to MKPISSNPVTLRNFDPAAGGLPFALEALDRETLAAPVRSNCFTILWVREGEGRYHPDLMEHPFAGPVLLFANPYQTLFLKPESAISGTLMRFHANFLCIETHHKEVGCNGVLFNRLHGEPMVRCDPALARDVGTLVGQIEEEFTAGDVAHREAVLSLVKILLIKASRMKLEQMAAASTPGKAASHPVLVSLLELIERDFHRIHRPHEYAARLGMTPKALGRLVKEELGKTPTELIRDRMLKHAKWHLLHTLRPVKEIAAEAGFMDEFYFSRLFKSATGFSPTAFREFETRIRNGSNLSM from the coding sequence ATGAAACCCATCAGCAGCAATCCTGTCACACTCCGGAACTTCGATCCGGCGGCAGGTGGCCTGCCGTTCGCGTTGGAGGCGCTGGACCGGGAAACGCTCGCCGCTCCGGTGAGGTCCAACTGCTTCACCATCCTATGGGTGAGGGAAGGGGAGGGCCGGTATCATCCCGACCTCATGGAGCATCCCTTCGCCGGGCCGGTGCTGCTTTTCGCGAATCCTTATCAGACCCTGTTCCTCAAGCCGGAGTCCGCCATTTCGGGAACGTTGATGAGGTTCCATGCGAACTTCCTCTGCATCGAGACCCACCATAAGGAGGTGGGGTGCAATGGCGTGCTGTTCAACCGCCTGCACGGCGAACCGATGGTCAGATGTGATCCAGCGCTCGCGCGGGACGTCGGCACATTGGTCGGACAAATCGAGGAGGAGTTCACCGCCGGTGATGTCGCCCATCGTGAGGCGGTGCTGTCGCTCGTGAAGATCCTGCTGATCAAGGCATCCCGGATGAAACTTGAGCAGATGGCTGCGGCCTCCACTCCCGGCAAAGCCGCATCCCATCCGGTATTGGTCTCCCTCCTGGAACTGATCGAGCGCGATTTCCATAGGATCCACCGTCCCCACGAATACGCGGCTCGGTTGGGAATGACACCGAAAGCCCTGGGGAGGCTGGTAAAGGAGGAACTGGGAAAAACTCCCACCGAGCTGATCCGCGATCGGATGCTGAAGCATGCGAAATGGCACCTGCTGCACACCCTGCGCCCGGTGAAGGAAATCGCCGCGGAGGCGGGATTCATGGACGAATTCTATTTCAGCCGGTTGTTCAAGTCGGCCACCGGTTTTTCCCCCACGGCTTTCCGGGAGTTCGAAACCCGGATCCGGAATGGGAGTAATTTGTCCATGTGA